The segment TGCGGGTCCGTGTCGCGACCGAGGATGAGCGTGACGTTGTCGCCTAGCCGAACATCGGGATGCCGGCTTCTATACGCGACGAGCCAACCGACGATGCTCGAGTGCGGCTCACCATGCTGTTCGAGTCGTACGGGGCTGGCCATGTAGACGGTTCCATCGATGAGTTCGGCTGTGACGCCGGACATCGCTTCGTATCGCCGCATGAACTCCTCGTGCGACAGGCGGTCGCCGTTCTGCAATTCTGGAATGCGTTCCGGCAGCGATGGCCGACGCGTCGGCGGCTGCGTGGGCGTGTCGAGCAACGGCATGCCGTGATTGTACGCGATCGCCGGTTTACAAACCCAGCGTTTTGGCCATCGCGTCGCCCATCGTGGCGGGCGATTCGCTCACCTCGAACCCGCCGGCGCGAAGTGCCGCGAGCTTGGATTCGGCGTCGCCTTCGCCGCCGGAGATGATGGCGCCGGCGTGGCCCATGCGCTTGCCGGGAGGGGCGGTGCGGCCGGCGATGAAGGCGGCGCGGGGCTTGGTGAAGTGCTCCTTGGCCCACGCGGCAGCGTTCTCTTCGTCGGTGCCGCCGATCTCGCCGATCAGGATGACGCCGTCGGTCTCCGGGTCGTCCTGGAACATCTGGAGCAGCTCGATGTAGTTGAGACCCTTGACCGGGTCGCCGCCAATGCCGACGGCGGTGGTCTGGCCGATGCCCTTGTTGCCGCACTGCCAGACAGCCTCGTAGGTCAGCGTGCCCGATCGGCTGATGATGCCGACCTTCTTGCCGCTCTCGGCGTCCTTCGCGGGCTTGTGGATGTAGCCGGGCATGATGCCGATTTTGCATTCGCCGGGCGTGATGACGCCGGGGCAGTTCGGGCCGATGAGGTGCGTGTCGGGAAAGCCTTGGAGGTACTCCTTGGCCTTGACCATGTCGAGAACCGGGATGCCTTCGGTGATGGCGACAATGAGCTTCACACCCGCGTCGGCCGCTTCCATGATCGCGTCAGCCGCGAACGGCGGCGGGACGAAGATCATCGTCGCGTCGGCCCCGGTGCCGTCGACCGCGTCCTGGACGGTGTTGAAGATCGGCAGACCATTGTCGTCCTTTTGTCCGCCCTTGTTCGGCGTGACCCCGCCGACCATCTTCGTGCCGTAGTCGAGGCAGCCCTTGGTGTGGAACGCGCCGGCGGAGCCGGTGATGCCTTGGCAGATGACTTTGGTGTCGGCGTTGACCAGAATGCTCATGGGCCGCGAGTCTACGAGGGTGATCGGAGCAAGCCACCACTCCGTGACGTGCCGGAGTCGGTGCGGGAATCGCGATACCGTCCATCCATGCGACGCGGCTTCTTGGGTCTGGAAACGCTGTGCGTGCTGCTGGCGTTCTCGCTGCTGCTCGTGCTTGGCAGCGGGCACTTCCTCTTTGGGCAGTATGCCAAGTGGGAGCGGAGCCGAGCCGTCGCCGAGGCCGAGCGGGCCGGACTGCTGAACGCAGACGGCAAAACCGCCGACCAGATCGAGTACAACACGGCGGCCGAGCTCATCATCATCGGCGGACTTCTGGAAGAAGAGTCCGTAGCTTGGCAAGCCGTCCGACTGTCCGAACGCGATGGCGGCCTTCCGAAGTGGGATCCGTCGACTGATCCACTGCCGGATCACCACCGGCGGGTCTACGAGAAGGCGGTCGCGTCGCAGAAGTCGGCACTCGGCGTGATGGATCGAGTGGCCGACCGTTACGACGCACTAACGCGCGACCATTGGCCGGCCGGTCGCTGGTTTGTTGTCAAGCCGACTGGTCAGACGATGCCGTTCGATGACTTGCTCCCATGGCTGAACGCGCAGCGGAGCCTGTCGCAGGCTCTGCAATATCGGGGCTTTCTCGCCTCTGGTGACTTGCGGGTAGACGACGCACTTCGCGATGCCCGCGTCATTCTCGGCCAGGCCGATGCCATGACCAGCTCGGACTATCTCGTCACCGGCATGGTGGGGCTCGGAAGCCGGCGGGACGCGCTCGATCTCGTCGAGCACGTCGTGGTCTTCCTTGATCCGGATCAGATCGGCAGCGGCGCGGGCCAGGTGTCCGAGCCCG is part of the Planctomycetota bacterium genome and harbors:
- a CDS encoding Uma2 family endonuclease; the protein is MPLLDTPTQPPTRRPSLPERIPELQNGDRLSHEEFMRRYEAMSGVTAELIDGTVYMASPVRLEQHGEPHSSIVGWLVAYRSRHPDVRLGDNVTLILGRDTDPQPDACLLLPESRGGRAKLVDGYVHGPPELVVEVAASTASLDA
- the sucD gene encoding succinate--CoA ligase subunit alpha encodes the protein MSILVNADTKVICQGITGSAGAFHTKGCLDYGTKMVGGVTPNKGGQKDDNGLPIFNTVQDAVDGTGADATMIFVPPPFAADAIMEAADAGVKLIVAITEGIPVLDMVKAKEYLQGFPDTHLIGPNCPGVITPGECKIGIMPGYIHKPAKDAESGKKVGIISRSGTLTYEAVWQCGNKGIGQTTAVGIGGDPVKGLNYIELLQMFQDDPETDGVILIGEIGGTDEENAAAWAKEHFTKPRAAFIAGRTAPPGKRMGHAGAIISGGEGDAESKLAALRAGGFEVSESPATMGDAMAKTLGL